The genomic window attaatgtaatttaataaataatgtcttgacgtcccaataattgtgttgttatgttttgagttttggtacgatcttattatctttttttattttcatttcaataaatatataaatagtttaattgtgACAAAAGTTGGCGGGTGAGATTATTAAACTCTCAACTCTTATCTTTTCAAcccttttatcaaatgaaaaagaaaaagcaacaaaacctaaagaaactaaagactaatgcctttatatattgattgaaaaggcatttgtaaaaatataagaaatatcaacaagataacaagtgcaaatctaagtttgtaggaaattgatatatttttgaaccccagactatccactcaatttaaaggtgaaattatagtcactactcactaggctaattgactaaaaaaaatgtaaattataatattaaggtgtgaagttcgaatcctgtcaggaacaattgtaaaatcggcatcaatgcacttaaattaataataataaaaaaaatataaattataaatcctattgatatcttaataatattttactgtaaGTATAAACATTAGTAAGTGGTGTAACATGCACATGAACCGGTGCATTCGGAAAGTATGAACCTGTTCAgagacaaattattaataatataaaatcttgaacaacttATGCATCGATGCAAGCAGGCCATGCATAGTTCAAGATCCCCGTGAACTAATTCATGCACCGGTGCAAGAATGTCTcgggtttttagaaaccaagcTATGAACCAGTTCAAATGAACCACGAATCGGTGCATGAAATCCGGAAGACAGGCACTGGTTCATACCATGTATGCATTGGTTAAAAAATgctgatatttgaaaaataggctaagttcaatgcatttttgaaaacctatttagaaaattgtgattctaaaattgtcttaatcaaatcaatctattttaatcttatttttgacatcattcaaaacaaacGAGAGTGTATGTGCACGAACAATTAGGTGCATAACTATACTTttagaagtaaatttttaatctatggTCCTGCACACTAGAACATACATCAGAGTATCCAATCGTTCTATTACACATTGTTATCATAAACACCTTAGAGACATTGTTCTAGAATccattttggttcaacaataatgtttttaattatgtggtaattattaaataatttattaaaaattaaaatttataaaattttaaattaaatttttcaaattttaccgcGTTAGTACTCTTccattccaattatttatttggtttgaaaaaaaaaaaatttcggtaAATAAGGGAGCAACAAAGAGACTACCAGTACcaccctatatataaaataaagtcgaagaaatatatttttaaggactaCAATCAAggcctaaaatatttaaaatttaatttcttactatttaatgttatcaaaagaatataataataaaaaatttactaaatatttttaaacgtgGACCGAACTAATTGACTAATATACACTGAACATTTATATTTGGCAAATAATATAGAGTTACTATATGAGTGGTTAGcgatgtctatatatttttgtgtgtatgtgtgagAGAGAGTAATTCATCATTCTGCACATTGTCTCAGCATCTTTAGGGTTTCATTTGAGAATATCATCATGATGAAAGTAGGAAGCATTCTCTTAGCCGTTGGAATTTTATTTGCTCTCTTCAACCTCAACTACGGCTCAGGTAAACATATCACtttccattattaattttaatattagaattttttatgttcttattattcatagataactttcttaaagtgtgtaagttattctcaaagagtttgattcttatgtaaaaatttgtttgcacctttagcaaattacatgcaatcatattaacattcttaatgatctaacttttatgattttgttttgatgtatacaatgttgtagatgtggtgcaaaaagatgatttcaaattttgtcgcCAAAGTATGACATTGAGTGGAAATTGTCAAAATTCTCCTACATGCTTTACAGTATTCAATGCTAAATATGGAGCAAGCGCCACCACTCACAATTGTAATTGTCAAGATGCTGGTAAAAGCCACACTTGTTCATGCTGTATTAATTGTGATTATACAGATGGTAAAACTCCTTGTTAGAATCTCAAATAGTGCACTATGCTATCAACTTAGTGTGGCGAGAGGTTGAACTTATAATCTCATGGAAGTTGAATTCAAGTTGTACACTGGTCAATAgtaccattattattaataagaattttctttgttaatgttttataaaaactttattaatattgttaaaaattaatgtaatttaataaataatgtcttgacgtcccaataattgtgttgttatgttttgagttttggtacgatcttattatctttttttattttcatttcaataaatatataaatagtttaattgtgagaaatgttggcgggtgagattattaaactctcaactcttatcttttcaacccttttatcaaatgaaaaagaaaaagcaacaaaacctaaagaaactaaagactaatgcctttatatattgattgaaaaggcatttgtaaaaatataagaaatatcaacaagataacaagtgcaaatctaagtttgtaggaaattgatatatttttgaaccccagactatccactcaatttaaaggtgaaattatagtcactactcactaggctaattgactaaaaaaaatgtaaattataatattaaggtgtgaagttcgaatcctgtcaggaacaattgtaaaatcggcatcaatgcacttaaattaataataataaaaaaatataaattataaatcctattgatatcttaataatattttactgtaaGTATAAACATTAGTAAGTGGTGTAACATGCACATGAACCGGTGCATTCGGAAAGTATGAACCTGTTCAgagacaaattattaataatataaaatcttgaacaacttatgcatcgatgcaagtgtaacgacccatttttcgtattcgtatattttattaattgatattttatttattaattggcttatattattttagtgagcgacgaataattatttagccgaacgtaagttattagacgcgagaaccactgttttgggcttatgggcgtgagaggcatgggcctaagccaattgggcttggttcatgacacatgagaagtagtataagtagcaagtccaacttatgaatagtatcataaattcatttctttgagtttgagtgagtagaagcaagatagagcaagagctagggttttggctaagagaaagcttgagcaagagaaggcttggatcatcatctttgcttaaggtaagagattagaattcatgattcttgagtgacaaggaggggggagattgtctatgtctccgttcccgaactctcccactcaatttcttttagactttgattaagcttttgtatgtgagtatgatgttcttcatcatcactttgtatgtgttaatcactagcttgattccatgatgaa from Trifolium pratense cultivar HEN17-A07 linkage group LG1, ARS_RC_1.1, whole genome shotgun sequence includes these protein-coding regions:
- the LOC123902731 gene encoding putative defensin-like protein 234 produces the protein MMKVGSILLAVGILFALFNLNYGSDVVQKDDFKFCRQSMTLSGNCQNSPTCFTVFNAKYGASATTHNCNCQDAGKSHTCSCCINCDYTDGKTPC